A window from Theropithecus gelada isolate Dixy chromosome 1, Tgel_1.0, whole genome shotgun sequence encodes these proteins:
- the CERS2 gene encoding ceramide synthase 2 isoform X2, whose amino-acid sequence MAVIVDKPWFYDMKKVWEGYPIQSTIPSQYWYYMIELSFYWSLLFSIASDVKRKDFKEQIIHHVATIILISFSWFANYIRAGTLIMALHDSSDYLLESAKMFNYAGWKNTCNNIFIIFAIVFIITRLVILPFWILHCTLVYPLELYPAFFGYYFFNSMMGVLQLLHIFWAYLILRMAHKFITGKVVEDERSDREETESSEGEEAAAGGGAKSRPLANGHPILNNHHRKND is encoded by the exons aGCACTATCCCTTCCCAGTATTGGTACTACATGATTGAACTTTCCTTCTACTGGTCCCTGCTCTTCAGCATTGCCTCTGATGTCAAGCGAAAG GATTTCAAGGAACAGATCATCCACCATGTGGCCACCATCATCCTCATCAGCTTTTCCTGGTTTGCCAATTACATCCGAGCTGGGACTCTCATCATGGCTCTGCATGACTCTTCCGATTACCTGCTGGAG TCAGCCAAGATGTTTAACTACGCGGGATGGAAGAACACCTGCAACAACATCTTCATCATCTTCGCCATTGTTTTCATCATCACCCGACTGGTCATCCTGCCCTTCTG GATCCTGCATTGCACCCTAGTGTACCCACTGGAGCTCTATCCTGCCTTCTTTGGCTACTACTTCTTCAATTCCATGATGGGAGTTCTACAGCTGCTGCATATCTTCTGGGCCTACCTCATTTTGCGCATGGCCCACAAGTTCATAACTGGAAAG GTGGTAGAAGATGAACGCAGTGACCGGGAAGAAACAGAGAGCTCAGAGGGGGAGGAGGCTGCAGCTGGGGGAGGAGCAAAGAGCCGGCCTCTAGCCAATGGCCACCCCATCCTCAATAACCACCATCGTAAAAATGACTGA